One Panicum virgatum strain AP13 chromosome 3N, P.virgatum_v5, whole genome shotgun sequence DNA segment encodes these proteins:
- the LOC120667119 gene encoding uncharacterized protein LOC120667119 isoform X2 — translation MAGSFRESAGPGDAAHAPPPTTTPPLSQYLSLDSPAWGPDPKQQQQHWRLPELRRALAADDQADELRRIRASVQDSTGKAKEKVRSLHDAIQKLDKYKNIVTRKRQRSADSGTDKLASSSGALRIGAQNSSAVMSKRVRSSLADARIFQVEGRASVPTRQGPLVSNEKSSPVEKEKSCTRMSATVSGLSEDKLRGLSTGGEGWEKKMKRKRSVGTMLVRGSDADRDVKSVGQHRPANEVRPRSSEGLAYRHGAPTGALAGSKLDGTSQQNNIVSRIQSKTDVDYATQPNERRERHAVVDKDRTTIKGNKANTSEDMQNGSLSPLPKAKACRAPRTSSLVINSSSNFQRSTGGSDEWEEVPPYTNKASPLGGMTNRKRSTHSNASSPPIAWVGQRSQKMSRTRRANVVSPVSNFDEVLSEGSPLDTATRSTLIESGSVLLTKNTPTTKMDNISSPAGLSESEGSAATESKSKEKAMHSGEVGNEGAIAAHNAMGLIFSSNKNRIPLKEELEDGGVRRQGRSGRGTMHVKGCSSIPKEKLDTAETRKPVKGGRPGSEKSESKLGRPPMKKGSDRKASSWHSQAINCEPTDITGEPEDDQEELLAAVNAARSAIVGAYSGPFWKKMEPMLTFISSENLSFLKNQINLVEELETSMSCMSDGEHDIIASSDYQRMQKMEEHSSQVLAPANFSPSSQQSKTNGVGAKGSIGCFSPGNENHTVPQKLEADKWFNEMAPMAHRLLSALIIEDDLPDSNGVQRDILVEFPNSHNPYTVNRYLENELQASAITSNFGLSVDFTHSNSSSVIHQSMCNGFTASSNFINSNSENSVHSENLSDGINFTVYQESGPLHDLIPQISQQCQNSAKDFPFSPYEYQYGQMSVEDKILIELQSIGICPETVPKLEDGEDEDINKMISELRKRLHDQVNQKKCRLHKLDKSIQDTKDLEDRSLERHAMNKLVERAYRKLKGGRVGSSHKAGVSKSANKAAKQLALAFAKRTLARCQKFDETGKSCFSEPSLWSVLSAPLPSSDAKSTEGVERLKHQKLDRTPFDQGGTKWKKSDRERDHTRDASAKGSGLKSGRHSSGGSGRSGERKNKTKPKQKLAQLSTSGNVLGRVVEPLSSPAVQEPPREPPSERKTQHPTRNTSSNTAQRTTTDAALPVLPGLDDILDVPGGLDGQGNDISSWFTDGLDDSLQDIDLSGALEIPDDDLTQLGFI, via the exons aTGGCGGGGAGCTTCCGCGAGAGCGCGGGGCCGGGGGACGCCGCCCACGCGCCGCCCCCCACGACCACCCCGCCGCTCTCGCAGTACCTCTCCCTCGACTCGCCCGCCTGGGGGCCCGAccccaagcagcagcagcagcactggCGCCTCCCCGAGCTCAGGCgggcgctcgccgccgacgaccaGGCCGACGAGCTCAGGCGGATCCGCGCCAGCGTCCAGGACTCCACGGGCAAGGCCAA GGAGAAGGTCAGGTCGCTGCACGACGCCATCCAGAAGCTCGACAAGTACAAGAACATTGTCACCCGCAAGCGCCAGAGGTCCGCCGACTCGGGCACCGACAAGCTGGCCTCCTCATCGGGTGCGCTCAGGATAGGGGCGCAGAACAGCTCTGCCGTCATGAGCAAGCGCGTGCGCTCCTCCCTCGCGGATGCCCGG ATTTTTCAGGTGGAAGGACGTGCTAGTGTTCCTACAAGGCAGGGTCCTTTGGTTAGTAATGAGAAAAGTTCACCTgtggaaaaggaaaagagctGTACAAGAATGTCTGCTACAGTCTCAGGGCTTTCTGAAGACAAATTGCGAGGTTTATCTACTGGCGGTGAAGGGTGGGAAAAAAAGATGAAGCGCAAACGCTCTGTTGGAACGATGCTTGTTAGAGGCAGTGATGCTGATCGAGATGTCAAGTCTGTGGGTCAACATAGACCAGCCAATGAAGTACGCCCACGATCCAGCGAAGGCCTTGCATACAG GCATGGAGCTCCCACCGGAGCATTAGCAGGTAGCAAGTTGGATGGCACTTCTCAGCAGAACAATATCGTATCCCGTATTCAATCCAAGACAGATGTGGATTATGCCACTCAGCCAAATGAAAGAAGAGAACGTCATGCTGTGGTCGATAAAGATAGGACTACGATAAAAGGAAACAA GGCAAATACTTCTGAGGATATGCAGAATGGAAGTTTAAGTCCCTTGCCCAAGGCTAAAGCATGCAGGGCTCCAAGAACCAGTTCACTTGTTATTAATTCATCTTCTAATTTCCAGCGTTCAACTGGAGGAAGTGATGAATGGGAAGAAGTACCCCCTTACACAAATAAAGCATCGCCTCTGGGAGGCATGACAAATCGCAAACGTTCCACTCATTCAAATGCTTCCTCACCTCCTATTGCTTGGGTTGGGCAACGTTCACAGAAAATGTCGCGGACCAGAAGAGCGAATGTTGTCTCTCCAGTATCAAATTTCGATGAAGTGTTATCTGAAGGATCACCACTTGATACTGCCACTAGATCAACACTTATAGAGTCTGGCAGTGTCTTGCTGACAAAAAACACGCCAACAACCAAAATGGATAACATCTCATCTCCTGCTGGGCTGTCAGAAAGCGAGGGATCAGCTGCAACCGAGAGCAAGTCCAAGGAGAAAGCTATGCATAGTGGTGAAGTGGGGAACGAGGGTGCAATTGCAGCCCATAACGCAATGGGATTGATATTTTCATCAAATAAAAATAGGATTCCTTTGAAAGAAGAGCTTGAAGATGGTGGTGTTCGTCGTCAAGGGAGGAGTGGAAGAGGTACTATGCATGTTAAGGGGTGTTCTTCCATACCAAAAGAAAAATTAGACACTGCAGAAACTAGAAAACCAGTAAAAGGTGGAAGGCCTGGATCTGAAAAGAGTGAGAG TAAGTTGGGACGGCCCCCAATGAAAAAGGGCTCTGACCGCAAAGCTTCATCTTGGCATTCACAGGCTATAAACTGTGAACCTACAGATATAACAG GTGAACCAGAAGATGACCAGGAGGAACTTTTAGCTGCTGTTAACGCTGCTCGCAGCGCTATTG TTGGTGCATATTCTGGCCCTTTCTGGAAGAAAATGGAACCCATGCTAACTTTCATAAGCTCTGAAAATTTATCTTTCTTGAAAAACCAG ATCAACCTTGTTGAAGAGCTTGAGACGAGCATGTCATGCATGTCTGATGGTGAACATGATATAATAGCATCAAGTGATTACCAAAGAATGCAAAAGATG GAGGAGCATTCATCTCAGGTGCTGGCTCCAGCCAACTTTTCTCCCTCATCCCAGCAAAGCAAAACCAATGGAGTCGGAGCGAAAGGATCTATCGGCTGTTTTTCTCCTGGCAATGAAAACCACACAGTACCacagaagctggaagctgacaAATGGTTTAATGAAATGGCTCCAATGGCTCACAGACTCCTTTCAGCTCTAATCATAGAAGATGACTTACCTGATTCCAATGGTGTGCAAAGAGATATTCTTGTTGAGTTTCCAAATAGCCACAATCCTTACACTGTTAACAGATACTTAGAAAATGAACTTCAAGCTAGTGCCATAACATCTAATTTCGGGTTGAGTGTGGATTTCACGCATTCAAACAGTAGTTCTGTGATACATCAGAGCATGTGCAATGGTTTTACAGCTTCAAGCAACTTCATCAATTCAAATAGTGAAAATTCAGTTCATAGTGAGAATTTATCAGATGGAATCAATTTCACTGTATACCAAGAGAGTGGCCCTTTGCATGACTTGATACCACAGATTTCACAGCAATGTCAAAATTCAGCGAAAGATTTCCCTTTTTCTCCATATGAGTATCAATATGGGCAGATGTCAGTGGAAGATAAGATTTTGATTGAGCTGCAAAGTATTGGCATTTGTCCAGAGACAGTG CCAAAGCTGGAGGATGGAGAAGATGAGGACATTAATAAAATGATTTCAGAGTTGAGGAAAAGGCTTCATGATCAG GTGAATCAAAAGAAATGCAGATTACATAAGCTAGATAAATCAATTCAAGATACAAAGGATCTTGAGGATAG AAGCTTGGAGCGACATGCCATGAACAAACTGGTTGAAAGAGCATACAGAAAACTCAAG GGTGGGCGAGTTGGCTCTAGTCACAAGGCTGGTGTCAGTAAGTCTGCCAATAAGGCTGCAAAACAGCTCGCGTTGGCTTTTGCCAAGCGTACTCTTGCTCGGTGCcagaaatttgatgaaacaggGAAGAGCTGCTTCAGTGAGCCATCTCTTTGGAGTGTGCTATCTGCGCCCTTGCCCAGCAGTGACGCAAAATCCACAGAAG GTGTAGAGAGGCTGAAGCATCAAAAACTCGACAGAACTCCATTTGATCAAG GTGGCACAAAATGGAAAAAGAGTGACAGGGAAAGGGATCACACCAGGGATGCATCTGCAAAGGGCTCTGGTTTGAAATCAGGGCGCCACTCATCAGGCGGCAGCGGAAGGAGTGGGGAGCGCAAAAATAAGACAAAGCCAAAGCAAAAGCTGGCACAGTTATCAACTTCTGGAAACGTGCTGGGTAGAGTGGTGGAGCCATTGTCATCACCTGCAGTGCAAGAGCCCCCACGCGAGCCTCCAAGTGAGAGAAAGACCCAGCATCCAACAAGGAATACTTCGAGCAACACTG
- the LOC120667119 gene encoding uncharacterized protein LOC120667119 isoform X1 — protein MAGSFRESAGPGDAAHAPPPTTTPPLSQYLSLDSPAWGPDPKQQQQHWRLPELRRALAADDQADELRRIRASVQDSTGKAKEKVRSLHDAIQKLDKYKNIVTRKRQRSADSGTDKLASSSGALRIGAQNSSAVMSKRVRSSLADARIFQVEGRASVPTRQGPLVSNEKSSPVEKEKSCTRMSATVSGLSEDKLRGLSTGGEGWEKKMKRKRSVGTMLVRGSDADRDVKSVGQHRPANEVRPRSSEGLAYRHGAPTGALAGSKLDGTSQQNNIVSRIQSKTDVDYATQPNERRERHAVVDKDRTTIKGNKANTSEDMQNGSLSPLPKAKACRAPRTSSLVINSSSNFQRSTGGSDEWEEVPPYTNKASPLGGMTNRKRSTHSNASSPPIAWVGQRSQKMSRTRRANVVSPVSNFDEVLSEGSPLDTATRSTLIESGSVLLTKNTPTTKMDNISSPAGLSESEGSAATESKSKEKAMHSGEVGNEGAIAAHNAMGLIFSSNKNRIPLKEELEDGGVRRQGRSGRGTMHVKGCSSIPKEKLDTAETRKPVKGGRPGSEKSESKLGRPPMKKGSDRKASSWHSQAINCEPTDITGEPEDDQEELLAAVNAARSAIVGAYSGPFWKKMEPMLTFISSENLSFLKNQINLVEELETSMSCMSDGEHDIIASSDYQRMQKMEEHSSQVLAPANFSPSSQQSKTNGVGAKGSIGCFSPGNENHTVPQKLEADKWFNEMAPMAHRLLSALIIEDDLPDSNGVQRDILVEFPNSHNPYTVNRYLENELQASAITSNFGLSVDFTHSNSSSVIHQSMCNGFTASSNFINSNSENSVHSENLSDGINFTVYQESGPLHDLIPQISQQCQNSAKDFPFSPYEYQYGQMSVEDKILIELQSIGICPETVPKLEDGEDEDINKMISELRKRLHDQVNQKKCRLHKLDKSIQDTKDLEDRSLERHAMNKLVERAYRKLKGGRVGSSHKAGVSKSANKAAKQLALAFAKRTLARCQKFDETGKSCFSEPSLWSVLSAPLPSSDAKSTEGVERLKHQKLDRTPFDQAGGTKWKKSDRERDHTRDASAKGSGLKSGRHSSGGSGRSGERKNKTKPKQKLAQLSTSGNVLGRVVEPLSSPAVQEPPREPPSERKTQHPTRNTSSNTAQRTTTDAALPVLPGLDDILDVPGGLDGQGNDISSWFTDGLDDSLQDIDLSGALEIPDDDLTQLGFI, from the exons aTGGCGGGGAGCTTCCGCGAGAGCGCGGGGCCGGGGGACGCCGCCCACGCGCCGCCCCCCACGACCACCCCGCCGCTCTCGCAGTACCTCTCCCTCGACTCGCCCGCCTGGGGGCCCGAccccaagcagcagcagcagcactggCGCCTCCCCGAGCTCAGGCgggcgctcgccgccgacgaccaGGCCGACGAGCTCAGGCGGATCCGCGCCAGCGTCCAGGACTCCACGGGCAAGGCCAA GGAGAAGGTCAGGTCGCTGCACGACGCCATCCAGAAGCTCGACAAGTACAAGAACATTGTCACCCGCAAGCGCCAGAGGTCCGCCGACTCGGGCACCGACAAGCTGGCCTCCTCATCGGGTGCGCTCAGGATAGGGGCGCAGAACAGCTCTGCCGTCATGAGCAAGCGCGTGCGCTCCTCCCTCGCGGATGCCCGG ATTTTTCAGGTGGAAGGACGTGCTAGTGTTCCTACAAGGCAGGGTCCTTTGGTTAGTAATGAGAAAAGTTCACCTgtggaaaaggaaaagagctGTACAAGAATGTCTGCTACAGTCTCAGGGCTTTCTGAAGACAAATTGCGAGGTTTATCTACTGGCGGTGAAGGGTGGGAAAAAAAGATGAAGCGCAAACGCTCTGTTGGAACGATGCTTGTTAGAGGCAGTGATGCTGATCGAGATGTCAAGTCTGTGGGTCAACATAGACCAGCCAATGAAGTACGCCCACGATCCAGCGAAGGCCTTGCATACAG GCATGGAGCTCCCACCGGAGCATTAGCAGGTAGCAAGTTGGATGGCACTTCTCAGCAGAACAATATCGTATCCCGTATTCAATCCAAGACAGATGTGGATTATGCCACTCAGCCAAATGAAAGAAGAGAACGTCATGCTGTGGTCGATAAAGATAGGACTACGATAAAAGGAAACAA GGCAAATACTTCTGAGGATATGCAGAATGGAAGTTTAAGTCCCTTGCCCAAGGCTAAAGCATGCAGGGCTCCAAGAACCAGTTCACTTGTTATTAATTCATCTTCTAATTTCCAGCGTTCAACTGGAGGAAGTGATGAATGGGAAGAAGTACCCCCTTACACAAATAAAGCATCGCCTCTGGGAGGCATGACAAATCGCAAACGTTCCACTCATTCAAATGCTTCCTCACCTCCTATTGCTTGGGTTGGGCAACGTTCACAGAAAATGTCGCGGACCAGAAGAGCGAATGTTGTCTCTCCAGTATCAAATTTCGATGAAGTGTTATCTGAAGGATCACCACTTGATACTGCCACTAGATCAACACTTATAGAGTCTGGCAGTGTCTTGCTGACAAAAAACACGCCAACAACCAAAATGGATAACATCTCATCTCCTGCTGGGCTGTCAGAAAGCGAGGGATCAGCTGCAACCGAGAGCAAGTCCAAGGAGAAAGCTATGCATAGTGGTGAAGTGGGGAACGAGGGTGCAATTGCAGCCCATAACGCAATGGGATTGATATTTTCATCAAATAAAAATAGGATTCCTTTGAAAGAAGAGCTTGAAGATGGTGGTGTTCGTCGTCAAGGGAGGAGTGGAAGAGGTACTATGCATGTTAAGGGGTGTTCTTCCATACCAAAAGAAAAATTAGACACTGCAGAAACTAGAAAACCAGTAAAAGGTGGAAGGCCTGGATCTGAAAAGAGTGAGAG TAAGTTGGGACGGCCCCCAATGAAAAAGGGCTCTGACCGCAAAGCTTCATCTTGGCATTCACAGGCTATAAACTGTGAACCTACAGATATAACAG GTGAACCAGAAGATGACCAGGAGGAACTTTTAGCTGCTGTTAACGCTGCTCGCAGCGCTATTG TTGGTGCATATTCTGGCCCTTTCTGGAAGAAAATGGAACCCATGCTAACTTTCATAAGCTCTGAAAATTTATCTTTCTTGAAAAACCAG ATCAACCTTGTTGAAGAGCTTGAGACGAGCATGTCATGCATGTCTGATGGTGAACATGATATAATAGCATCAAGTGATTACCAAAGAATGCAAAAGATG GAGGAGCATTCATCTCAGGTGCTGGCTCCAGCCAACTTTTCTCCCTCATCCCAGCAAAGCAAAACCAATGGAGTCGGAGCGAAAGGATCTATCGGCTGTTTTTCTCCTGGCAATGAAAACCACACAGTACCacagaagctggaagctgacaAATGGTTTAATGAAATGGCTCCAATGGCTCACAGACTCCTTTCAGCTCTAATCATAGAAGATGACTTACCTGATTCCAATGGTGTGCAAAGAGATATTCTTGTTGAGTTTCCAAATAGCCACAATCCTTACACTGTTAACAGATACTTAGAAAATGAACTTCAAGCTAGTGCCATAACATCTAATTTCGGGTTGAGTGTGGATTTCACGCATTCAAACAGTAGTTCTGTGATACATCAGAGCATGTGCAATGGTTTTACAGCTTCAAGCAACTTCATCAATTCAAATAGTGAAAATTCAGTTCATAGTGAGAATTTATCAGATGGAATCAATTTCACTGTATACCAAGAGAGTGGCCCTTTGCATGACTTGATACCACAGATTTCACAGCAATGTCAAAATTCAGCGAAAGATTTCCCTTTTTCTCCATATGAGTATCAATATGGGCAGATGTCAGTGGAAGATAAGATTTTGATTGAGCTGCAAAGTATTGGCATTTGTCCAGAGACAGTG CCAAAGCTGGAGGATGGAGAAGATGAGGACATTAATAAAATGATTTCAGAGTTGAGGAAAAGGCTTCATGATCAG GTGAATCAAAAGAAATGCAGATTACATAAGCTAGATAAATCAATTCAAGATACAAAGGATCTTGAGGATAG AAGCTTGGAGCGACATGCCATGAACAAACTGGTTGAAAGAGCATACAGAAAACTCAAG GGTGGGCGAGTTGGCTCTAGTCACAAGGCTGGTGTCAGTAAGTCTGCCAATAAGGCTGCAAAACAGCTCGCGTTGGCTTTTGCCAAGCGTACTCTTGCTCGGTGCcagaaatttgatgaaacaggGAAGAGCTGCTTCAGTGAGCCATCTCTTTGGAGTGTGCTATCTGCGCCCTTGCCCAGCAGTGACGCAAAATCCACAGAAG GTGTAGAGAGGCTGAAGCATCAAAAACTCGACAGAACTCCATTTGATCAAG CAGGTGGCACAAAATGGAAAAAGAGTGACAGGGAAAGGGATCACACCAGGGATGCATCTGCAAAGGGCTCTGGTTTGAAATCAGGGCGCCACTCATCAGGCGGCAGCGGAAGGAGTGGGGAGCGCAAAAATAAGACAAAGCCAAAGCAAAAGCTGGCACAGTTATCAACTTCTGGAAACGTGCTGGGTAGAGTGGTGGAGCCATTGTCATCACCTGCAGTGCAAGAGCCCCCACGCGAGCCTCCAAGTGAGAGAAAGACCCAGCATCCAACAAGGAATACTTCGAGCAACACTG
- the LOC120667119 gene encoding uncharacterized protein LOC120667119 isoform X3 has translation MAGSFRESAGPGDAAHAPPPTTTPPLSQYLSLDSPAWGPDPKQQQQHWRLPELRRALAADDQADELRRIRASVQDSTGKAKEKVRSLHDAIQKLDKYKNIVTRKRQRSADSGTDKLASSSGALRIGAQNSSAVMSKRVRSSLADARIFQVEGRASVPTRQGPLVSNEKSSPVEKEKSCTRMSATVSGLSEDKLRGLSTGGEGWEKKMKRKRSVGTMLVRGSDADRDVKSVGQHRPANEVRPRSSEGLAYRHGAPTGALAGSKLDGTSQQNNIVSRIQSKTDVDYATQPNERRERHAVVDKDRTTIKGNKANTSEDMQNGSLSPLPKAKACRAPRTSSLVINSSSNFQRSTGGSDEWEEVPPYTNKASPLGGMTNRKRSTHSNASSPPIAWVGQRSQKMSRTRRANVVSPVSNFDEVLSEGSPLDTATRSTLIESGSVLLTKNTPTTKMDNISSPAGLSESEGSAATESKSKEKAMHSGEVGNEGAIAAHNAMGLIFSSNKNRIPLKEELEDGGVRRQGRSGRGTMHVKGCSSIPKEKLDTAETRKPVKGGRPGSEKSESKLGRPPMKKGSDRKASSWHSQAINCEPTDITGEPEDDQEELLAAVNAARSAIVGAYSGPFWKKMEPMLTFISSENLSFLKNQINLVEELETSMSCMSDGEHDIIASSDYQRMQKMEEHSSQVLAPANFSPSSQQSKTNGVGAKGSIGCFSPGNENHTVPQKLEADKWFNEMAPMAHRLLSALIIEDDLPDSNGVQRDILVEFPNSHNPYTVNRYLENELQASAITSNFGLSVDFTHSNSSSVIHQSMCNGFTASSNFINSNSENSVHSENLSDGINFTVYQESGPLHDLIPQISQQCQNSAKDFPFSPYEYQYGQMSVEDKILIELQSIGICPETVPKLEDGEDEDINKMISELRKRLHDQVNQKKCRLHKLDKSIQDTKDLEDSLERHAMNKLVERAYRKLKGGRVGSSHKAGVSKSANKAAKQLALAFAKRTLARCQKFDETGKSCFSEPSLWSVLSAPLPSSDAKSTEGVERLKHQKLDRTPFDQAGGTKWKKSDRERDHTRDASAKGSGLKSGRHSSGGSGRSGERKNKTKPKQKLAQLSTSGNVLGRVVEPLSSPAVQEPPREPPSERKTQHPTRNTSSNTAQRTTTDAALPVLPGLDDILDVPGGLDGQGNDISSWFTDGLDDSLQDIDLSGALEIPDDDLTQLGFI, from the exons aTGGCGGGGAGCTTCCGCGAGAGCGCGGGGCCGGGGGACGCCGCCCACGCGCCGCCCCCCACGACCACCCCGCCGCTCTCGCAGTACCTCTCCCTCGACTCGCCCGCCTGGGGGCCCGAccccaagcagcagcagcagcactggCGCCTCCCCGAGCTCAGGCgggcgctcgccgccgacgaccaGGCCGACGAGCTCAGGCGGATCCGCGCCAGCGTCCAGGACTCCACGGGCAAGGCCAA GGAGAAGGTCAGGTCGCTGCACGACGCCATCCAGAAGCTCGACAAGTACAAGAACATTGTCACCCGCAAGCGCCAGAGGTCCGCCGACTCGGGCACCGACAAGCTGGCCTCCTCATCGGGTGCGCTCAGGATAGGGGCGCAGAACAGCTCTGCCGTCATGAGCAAGCGCGTGCGCTCCTCCCTCGCGGATGCCCGG ATTTTTCAGGTGGAAGGACGTGCTAGTGTTCCTACAAGGCAGGGTCCTTTGGTTAGTAATGAGAAAAGTTCACCTgtggaaaaggaaaagagctGTACAAGAATGTCTGCTACAGTCTCAGGGCTTTCTGAAGACAAATTGCGAGGTTTATCTACTGGCGGTGAAGGGTGGGAAAAAAAGATGAAGCGCAAACGCTCTGTTGGAACGATGCTTGTTAGAGGCAGTGATGCTGATCGAGATGTCAAGTCTGTGGGTCAACATAGACCAGCCAATGAAGTACGCCCACGATCCAGCGAAGGCCTTGCATACAG GCATGGAGCTCCCACCGGAGCATTAGCAGGTAGCAAGTTGGATGGCACTTCTCAGCAGAACAATATCGTATCCCGTATTCAATCCAAGACAGATGTGGATTATGCCACTCAGCCAAATGAAAGAAGAGAACGTCATGCTGTGGTCGATAAAGATAGGACTACGATAAAAGGAAACAA GGCAAATACTTCTGAGGATATGCAGAATGGAAGTTTAAGTCCCTTGCCCAAGGCTAAAGCATGCAGGGCTCCAAGAACCAGTTCACTTGTTATTAATTCATCTTCTAATTTCCAGCGTTCAACTGGAGGAAGTGATGAATGGGAAGAAGTACCCCCTTACACAAATAAAGCATCGCCTCTGGGAGGCATGACAAATCGCAAACGTTCCACTCATTCAAATGCTTCCTCACCTCCTATTGCTTGGGTTGGGCAACGTTCACAGAAAATGTCGCGGACCAGAAGAGCGAATGTTGTCTCTCCAGTATCAAATTTCGATGAAGTGTTATCTGAAGGATCACCACTTGATACTGCCACTAGATCAACACTTATAGAGTCTGGCAGTGTCTTGCTGACAAAAAACACGCCAACAACCAAAATGGATAACATCTCATCTCCTGCTGGGCTGTCAGAAAGCGAGGGATCAGCTGCAACCGAGAGCAAGTCCAAGGAGAAAGCTATGCATAGTGGTGAAGTGGGGAACGAGGGTGCAATTGCAGCCCATAACGCAATGGGATTGATATTTTCATCAAATAAAAATAGGATTCCTTTGAAAGAAGAGCTTGAAGATGGTGGTGTTCGTCGTCAAGGGAGGAGTGGAAGAGGTACTATGCATGTTAAGGGGTGTTCTTCCATACCAAAAGAAAAATTAGACACTGCAGAAACTAGAAAACCAGTAAAAGGTGGAAGGCCTGGATCTGAAAAGAGTGAGAG TAAGTTGGGACGGCCCCCAATGAAAAAGGGCTCTGACCGCAAAGCTTCATCTTGGCATTCACAGGCTATAAACTGTGAACCTACAGATATAACAG GTGAACCAGAAGATGACCAGGAGGAACTTTTAGCTGCTGTTAACGCTGCTCGCAGCGCTATTG TTGGTGCATATTCTGGCCCTTTCTGGAAGAAAATGGAACCCATGCTAACTTTCATAAGCTCTGAAAATTTATCTTTCTTGAAAAACCAG ATCAACCTTGTTGAAGAGCTTGAGACGAGCATGTCATGCATGTCTGATGGTGAACATGATATAATAGCATCAAGTGATTACCAAAGAATGCAAAAGATG GAGGAGCATTCATCTCAGGTGCTGGCTCCAGCCAACTTTTCTCCCTCATCCCAGCAAAGCAAAACCAATGGAGTCGGAGCGAAAGGATCTATCGGCTGTTTTTCTCCTGGCAATGAAAACCACACAGTACCacagaagctggaagctgacaAATGGTTTAATGAAATGGCTCCAATGGCTCACAGACTCCTTTCAGCTCTAATCATAGAAGATGACTTACCTGATTCCAATGGTGTGCAAAGAGATATTCTTGTTGAGTTTCCAAATAGCCACAATCCTTACACTGTTAACAGATACTTAGAAAATGAACTTCAAGCTAGTGCCATAACATCTAATTTCGGGTTGAGTGTGGATTTCACGCATTCAAACAGTAGTTCTGTGATACATCAGAGCATGTGCAATGGTTTTACAGCTTCAAGCAACTTCATCAATTCAAATAGTGAAAATTCAGTTCATAGTGAGAATTTATCAGATGGAATCAATTTCACTGTATACCAAGAGAGTGGCCCTTTGCATGACTTGATACCACAGATTTCACAGCAATGTCAAAATTCAGCGAAAGATTTCCCTTTTTCTCCATATGAGTATCAATATGGGCAGATGTCAGTGGAAGATAAGATTTTGATTGAGCTGCAAAGTATTGGCATTTGTCCAGAGACAGTG CCAAAGCTGGAGGATGGAGAAGATGAGGACATTAATAAAATGATTTCAGAGTTGAGGAAAAGGCTTCATGATCAG GTGAATCAAAAGAAATGCAGATTACATAAGCTAGATAAATCAATTCAAGATACAAAGGATCTTGAGGATAG CTTGGAGCGACATGCCATGAACAAACTGGTTGAAAGAGCATACAGAAAACTCAAG GGTGGGCGAGTTGGCTCTAGTCACAAGGCTGGTGTCAGTAAGTCTGCCAATAAGGCTGCAAAACAGCTCGCGTTGGCTTTTGCCAAGCGTACTCTTGCTCGGTGCcagaaatttgatgaaacaggGAAGAGCTGCTTCAGTGAGCCATCTCTTTGGAGTGTGCTATCTGCGCCCTTGCCCAGCAGTGACGCAAAATCCACAGAAG GTGTAGAGAGGCTGAAGCATCAAAAACTCGACAGAACTCCATTTGATCAAG CAGGTGGCACAAAATGGAAAAAGAGTGACAGGGAAAGGGATCACACCAGGGATGCATCTGCAAAGGGCTCTGGTTTGAAATCAGGGCGCCACTCATCAGGCGGCAGCGGAAGGAGTGGGGAGCGCAAAAATAAGACAAAGCCAAAGCAAAAGCTGGCACAGTTATCAACTTCTGGAAACGTGCTGGGTAGAGTGGTGGAGCCATTGTCATCACCTGCAGTGCAAGAGCCCCCACGCGAGCCTCCAAGTGAGAGAAAGACCCAGCATCCAACAAGGAATACTTCGAGCAACACTG